The genomic DNA AGATCACCTACGAGGGCGGCGGCCCCGGTCCGAAGCAGGACCGCGGTACCCGCATGCGGCTGGTGGCGGCCAACGCGGCCGCGCAGAAGTTCTACGCCGAGCAGCTGCGCACGCCCGAGGCGGAGATCGCGCGCAAGTACCTCACCGACCGTGACTTCACCGAGGAGGACGCGGCGTTCTACGGCTGCGGCTACGCCCCGTCGGGCTGGGACACGATGACCAAAGCGCTGCTGCGCCAGGGCTTCGACGTCAAGGAGCTCGAGGCGGCCGGGCTGTCGAAGCCGGGGCAGCGCGGTCCCATCGACCGCTTCCATCGCCGCCTGCTGTGGCCCATCAAGAATCTGGGCGGCGACGTGATCGGCTTCGGCGCGCGCAAGCTGTTCGACGACGACAACCTCGGCAAGTACATGAACACGCCCGAGACCATGCTCTACAAGAAGTCGCAGGTCCTGTTCGGTCTCGACCACGCGAAGAAGCACATCGCCAAGGGACATCAGGTGGTGGTCGTCGAGGGCTACACCGACGTCATGGCCATGCACGCCGCCGGCGTCGAGACCGCGGTCGCGTCCTGTGGTACGGCGTTCGGCGAGGAGCACGTCTCGCTGGTGCGCCGGCTCATGATGGACGACAGTTACTTCCGCGGCGAGGTGATCTACACCTTCGACGGAGACGAGGCGGGCCGCGCCGCCGCGATGAAGGCCTTCGACGGCGACCAGAAGATCGCCGGCCAGACGTTCGTCGCCGTCGCGCCCGACGGCATGGATCCGTGCGAGCTGCGCCAGCGCCGCGGCGACGAGGCGGTGCGCGACCTCATCGCGCAGCGCGTCCCGATGTTCGAGTTCGCGGTGAAGACGCTGATCACCGAATTCGACCTCGACACCGCCGAGGGTCGCGTGCACGCACTGCGCCGCTCGGTGCCCGTGGTCGCCCGGATCAAGGACATGGCGCTCCGGGACGAGTACGCGCGGCAGCTCGCCGGTTGGGTCGGCTGGGAGGACGTCACGCAGGTCCTGCGCCGCGTCCGCGAGGAGTCCGCGCGGATCCGCCGCGGCGAGGGCAGGCCCGGGCCGGGCGCGCCCGCCCCGTCGAACAACCGGTTCCGCGCCCCGGCACCCGCCGCGCCGGTGCCCGAGGTCCGGCCGGCAGGACCACAGCGGCCCAACCCGTCCGACCCGGTGCTGTGGGTGCAGCGCGAGGTGCTCAAGGCGGCGCTCCAGGTGCCGTCGCTCGCGGGCATGGTCTTCGACGCGCTCTCCGACGACATGTTCACCGACCCCGCGTACCGCGCGGTGCGGCTGGCGATCGAGGCCGCGGGCGGCATCGCCGCGGGCCTCGGCGGTCCGGAGTGGGTGGACACGGTGGTGCGCCACGTCGACGGCCCCGTGCTGGAGCCGCTGGTCACCGAACTCGCGGTCGAACCCATGCAGGTCGCCGGCGATCCGACCCCACGGTACGTCGAGTCCGTGATGGCACGACTACAGGAAGTATGGGTCGGCGCGCAGGTGGCGGACCTGAAGTCGAAGCTGCGCCGCATGTCGCCCAACTCCGACGCCGACTACAACCGCCTCTTCGGCGACCTCGTGGCGCTCGAGAGCTACCGGCAGAGCCTGCTCAAGATGGCCGTGGGTGACAGCGCCTTCTAGTCCAGGTCGGTCTTGGGGGAGTAGATCACCGTCTGCGCATCGATCTCGCGCATGGTGCGCATCTTCGGATCGGGGTTGAGCTGCTCGGCGAGCTTGCGGCGCCCGATCTCCACGGCCTTCTTCGTCGCCGGGCTGGTGGCGATGGCCTTCGCGGTGCGATTGATCTGCTCGTACCGGCGGCGTCCGGCCTTGGTGCCCAGCACGTAGCCCGCACCAGCGGCGATAACCAGTCGGATCATGCCGCCACTGTACCGGCCGCGGGCCCGCTCCGACGGGCGGTCCCCGGCCGATAGGCTCGGACCATGAGCTCGTACCCGCCCGCGCAGACGATCGCAGAGTTCGAGGCCAACATCGCCGAGGTGATGCGCCGCATCGACGCCGCCGCGGCCCGGGCGGGGCGGTCACCGTCGGACGTGCGACTCCTGCCCGTCAGCAAGACGGTGCCCCAGGAACGGCTGCGGCTCGCCGTCGCCGCGGGCTGCCGCGAACTGGGCGAGAACAAGGTGCAGGAGGCCAAGCGCAAGAGCGCCGAGATGGCCGACCTGGACGTCTCGTGGGCCGTGATCGGGCATCTGCAGACCAACAAGGCCAAGGACGTCGCGGCCGTGGCGGCGGAGTTCCAGGCCCTCGACAGCGTGCGCGTCACGGAGGCGCTCGATCGTCGGTTGCAGGCCCTGGGGCGCGGGCTCGACGTCTACGTGCAGGTGAACACCTCGGCCGAGGAGCAGAAGTACGGGCTGCCGCCCGCCGAGGTGCCCGCGTTCCTGGATGCGCTGCCCGCCTACACGTCGCTGCGGGTGCGCGGCTTCATGACCCTCGCCGAGTTCTCGTCCGACGAGGAGCGGGTGCGCGCCTGCTTCCGGCGGCTCCGCGAGGTCCGGGACCGGGCGGTGCAGGACGGGTCCGAGGCGGTGGAGCTCTCGATGGGCATGTCCGGTGACTACGAGATCGCGGTCGAGGAGGGCTCGACCTGCGTGCGGGTGGGCCAGGCGATCTTCGGCTCGCGCGCCACGCCGGACAGCGCGTACTGGCCCGCGGGGCAGTAGTCTTCCGCTCGTGCTGACCGACGACGAGGACCGCCAGTTCACCGCCGCCGACATCGCCGAGCTCCTGGCGGTCGTCGTGGCGCTGGGGCTGCTGTTCTGGCTACTCGAACCGCTCAATCCATGGGTGAAGTACCCGGCGATCCTGTTCGGTTCCGTCACCGTGCTCGCGGTGTGGCGAGGCCTGCGCGGGGTGATCGAGAAGCGCTCGGGCGGACGCGCGGGGACGATGGCGCCCCTGCAGATCGTCGAGACCGCGCCCGGGGTCCGCTCGCTGATCCTCGTGGCCGGCGGTACGCCGTCCGACGATGCCGCTCGCGCGCTCGGGCACGAACCCACGGGCTACTTCTGGCAAGGGGTCGCCGAGCGAATCCTGTTGGAGCCGATGCTCGAGGTGCTCGACTTCGACAGTGAGGCAGGGGTGTTCAGTGCGCGTAGCGCAGATCTCGAGACCTTGGCGATCGCCGGCCGGGCGATGGCCGGGATCGTGAACGATCCCGCGCGGCTGCGCGAGGTGGTGGCGGCCGCGGAGGCCGACGGCTTCGTCTTCGACGACTGATCTCGGGCGGGAGGGATCGTGCTCGGTCTCGTGCGATCGTGTTCCGC from Tsukamurella paurometabola includes the following:
- a CDS encoding YggS family pyridoxal phosphate-dependent enzyme translates to MSSYPPAQTIAEFEANIAEVMRRIDAAAARAGRSPSDVRLLPVSKTVPQERLRLAVAAGCRELGENKVQEAKRKSAEMADLDVSWAVIGHLQTNKAKDVAAVAAEFQALDSVRVTEALDRRLQALGRGLDVYVQVNTSAEEQKYGLPPAEVPAFLDALPAYTSLRVRGFMTLAEFSSDEERVRACFRRLREVRDRAVQDGSEAVELSMGMSGDYEIAVEEGSTCVRVGQAIFGSRATPDSAYWPAGQ
- the dnaG gene encoding DNA primase, giving the protein MVGRIPERDIAAIRDRARIEDVVGEYVALRPAGVGSMKGLCPFHDEKTPSFHVRPSQGFFHCFGCGEGGDVISFLQKIEHVPFVEAVEQLADKVGIQITYEGGGPGPKQDRGTRMRLVAANAAAQKFYAEQLRTPEAEIARKYLTDRDFTEEDAAFYGCGYAPSGWDTMTKALLRQGFDVKELEAAGLSKPGQRGPIDRFHRRLLWPIKNLGGDVIGFGARKLFDDDNLGKYMNTPETMLYKKSQVLFGLDHAKKHIAKGHQVVVVEGYTDVMAMHAAGVETAVASCGTAFGEEHVSLVRRLMMDDSYFRGEVIYTFDGDEAGRAAAMKAFDGDQKIAGQTFVAVAPDGMDPCELRQRRGDEAVRDLIAQRVPMFEFAVKTLITEFDLDTAEGRVHALRRSVPVVARIKDMALRDEYARQLAGWVGWEDVTQVLRRVREESARIRRGEGRPGPGAPAPSNNRFRAPAPAAPVPEVRPAGPQRPNPSDPVLWVQREVLKAALQVPSLAGMVFDALSDDMFTDPAYRAVRLAIEAAGGIAAGLGGPEWVDTVVRHVDGPVLEPLVTELAVEPMQVAGDPTPRYVESVMARLQEVWVGAQVADLKSKLRRMSPNSDADYNRLFGDLVALESYRQSLLKMAVGDSAF
- a CDS encoding Imm51 family immunity protein; the encoded protein is MLTDDEDRQFTAADIAELLAVVVALGLLFWLLEPLNPWVKYPAILFGSVTVLAVWRGLRGVIEKRSGGRAGTMAPLQIVETAPGVRSLILVAGGTPSDDAARALGHEPTGYFWQGVAERILLEPMLEVLDFDSEAGVFSARSADLETLAIAGRAMAGIVNDPARLREVVAAAEADGFVFDD